The nucleotide sequence GAAAAATGGCCTGCCCCCGTTGGGAATTGCCCGTCAGTTGCGGAATCGGCGGAAAAGGTGTTTTGGGTCGGGGAATGTCTAACACCTGGGCCTGTTCATCCAGCCATTGCATATAGGTAATCAAAGCCCTAAATTCCGGTTGATTGGCAGTAATCGGGAAGGGTTTACCATTCAGGCTATGTTCAAAACACTGGTTGATCCGTTTTTGTAAGTTGGTTGTTTGGGGATATTCATATTTTTCCATCATCCCTAACCAGGCCGAGGCTTTCGGATTTCCCCCTCCATTTAAGTGACAGCTTTGGCAGTGGAGTTTGGCCACGGGGACATTTTCCGGCAAGAGTTCATAGGTTTGGGTCGTTAACTGATAGCCCCGGAGAATACTATTCCACTGTTCTGTATCCCAGGCCGAGACGGGTTTAGCAGGCGGGGGAATGATTTGAGTCTGAGCAGGTTGGGGTTGGGCATAGGCCAGGGTAAAAGTAAAGTCTGAGGCGGTATATTGATTCGGATTAACACCCCGGGCAATGGCATGACACCCCATACAGGAAGAGGTTTTCTGGATATAGGTTTCCATGGTCGTATTGGCTAATATGGGTGGCTTGACCTGGAAAACAGTTTTGGGAGTCGGGTCGATTTTGGCTTTTGGTAAGGGCCATTGGGTATTGACCAATTCGTAATATTGCCAGACGGAATTTTTCAGGCCGGCTTGGATGGTTTTGTTGAGTTCCGCGACATTATCTATGGCCTGGTTGGGTTGGTTGCAATCCGGGTTTTGGTTGGGAATCGGGGTTAAGCGGGTGACTTGATTGGGAACATGGGCCTGAGTTTGATGATTCGCCAGACAATCGGGACAGTGGGGATTAAAAAAGGAGGGCTGCTCACCCCGGACATTATCCACTTGTTCATAGGTTGACCAAATCCATTGAGGCGCGCTGGCGGTTTTGTGCATGATGTGAAAACCCACCAGGCCCATGCGTATTTCTTGATAGGTGGCTTTGGTCAGATCAGCACGATCAGAAACGTAGGCCGAAACTGTATGAAATCTGGCTTCTTCGGTCGGCTCTACTTCTCTCCAGGCCGCTTTGATTAAAATTGCCCCATTGGGAAAGTTAAATTGTTCCAGTTTGGCCTGGTGGTTGGCATCGTAAAGTTTGTTTTGCACCACATAATCAA is from Synechococcus sp. PCC 6312 and encodes:
- a CDS encoding c-type cytochrome, with protein sequence MKGITLQRVKAWLTLPSLVFTVIMVSAVIVLGSSLIPSRAMAPRSISLPTVCQAPLKSPEISWQLPQDLEGNLQQKNLNVVQRAADLFAWQEFIALNWPAKSGVRGVPDQTVNINAVAPRVWETWKETSEVYLPDGREPLPWNAAAPLPPGLGKPLKILYRQSKVDEVLSDEFQPTKADLALPGTLTDQQGRIVRYEIRMNQVAFDYVVQNKLYDANHQAKLEQFNFPNGAILIKAAWREVEPTEEARFHTVSAYVSDRADLTKATYQEIRMGLVGFHIMHKTASAPQWIWSTYEQVDNVRGEQPSFFNPHCPDCLANHQTQAHVPNQVTRLTPIPNQNPDCNQPNQAIDNVAELNKTIQAGLKNSVWQYYELVNTQWPLPKAKIDPTPKTVFQVKPPILANTTMETYIQKTSSCMGCHAIARGVNPNQYTASDFTFTLAYAQPQPAQTQIIPPPAKPVSAWDTEQWNSILRGYQLTTQTYELLPENVPVAKLHCQSCHLNGGGNPKASAWLGMMEKYEYPQTTNLQKRINQCFEHSLNGKPFPITANQPEFRALITYMQWLDEQAQVLDIPRPKTPFPPIPQLTGNSQRGQAIFQQKCSFCHNTDGQGRYQTDTYYRPALWGEQSFNKLAGLHRLNTMAEFIHGNMPYQFDGNLTPQEAWDLATFIDNQERPSGSANSAK